Proteins encoded in a region of the Verrucomicrobiota bacterium genome:
- a CDS encoding TonB family protein, whose protein sequence is MEKRFSINFVIVVAAHATLIFFILYFGHFLMSKPMVTEKVAWMSPGIMNAMGQQGMAKQATVPIPDKKPSQSQAAITQPSIPKAPPLQPAPIENTPTALPPKSEPKVPPTPQPTPEIKKTTPPKKVVPSPAVTKKPDITTQSETKGDLNIAKIQSPEKNPPSASTSVVTGETKVSTGKSSPVIKKSDKIVKKSAPGNVATTSSITQKNTDSSTANTDSNQESTGSGSASAAAISSLESIAGNIAGSGAAKSGLTTSMTIGTYGVAGGQESDFSDYFGHIKSRMIDAWDQPKELLGVGKKFKTGIKVKITRGGAISSVSVISSSGNPLWDESALAAARKVSKVNSLPEGLGDDTGLNLTIYFEPED, encoded by the coding sequence ATGGAAAAACGATTCAGTATTAATTTTGTGATTGTGGTCGCGGCTCACGCCACTTTGATCTTTTTTATCCTTTATTTTGGACACTTTCTCATGTCAAAACCCATGGTTACTGAAAAAGTCGCTTGGATGAGTCCGGGCATTATGAATGCCATGGGGCAACAAGGAATGGCTAAACAAGCCACCGTGCCCATTCCTGACAAAAAACCATCCCAATCTCAGGCGGCCATAACTCAGCCGTCAATTCCTAAAGCACCCCCACTCCAACCTGCTCCGATTGAAAACACCCCCACCGCTCTCCCCCCAAAGTCAGAGCCGAAAGTGCCCCCTACCCCACAGCCTACGCCTGAAATCAAAAAGACTACCCCTCCTAAAAAGGTGGTTCCTTCCCCTGCCGTCACCAAAAAGCCTGACATCACTACCCAATCAGAAACCAAGGGTGATTTGAATATTGCCAAAATACAAAGTCCAGAAAAGAATCCCCCGTCGGCTTCCACTTCCGTAGTAACTGGCGAAACAAAAGTTTCCACGGGAAAATCTTCACCCGTCATCAAAAAATCAGATAAAATAGTCAAAAAGAGTGCCCCAGGCAACGTTGCAACGACATCTTCTATAACCCAAAAGAATACAGACTCTTCTACAGCAAACACCGACTCTAATCAAGAATCAACCGGTTCGGGATCGGCTAGCGCAGCTGCTATCAGTAGCTTGGAATCTATCGCCGGGAATATAGCAGGATCGGGGGCTGCAAAGTCCGGTCTTACCACATCGATGACGATCGGCACTTATGGTGTGGCAGGAGGACAGGAATCTGATTTTTCAGATTACTTTGGCCACATTAAAAGCAGAATGATTGATGCATGGGACCAACCCAAAGAACTCCTCGGTGTGGGGAAAAAGTTTAAAACGGGTATCAAAGTAAAAATCACAAGGGGAGGGGCTATTTCTTCTGTGAGTGTTATTTCCTCATCGGGCAATCCCCTATGGGATGAGTCCGCACTTGCCGCTGCAAGGAAAGTCTCAAAAGTCAATTCCCTACCAGAAGGCCTCGGGGATGATACGGGACTTAATCTGACCATTTACTTTGAGCCTGAGGATTAA
- the lpxI gene encoding UDP-2,3-diacylglucosamine diphosphatase LpxI (LpxI, functionally equivalent to LpxH, replaces it in LPS biosynthesis in a minority of bacteria.) — MNQGSLKTFGIVAGSGVYPRLMARAARHNGVEKIIVAAFENETDPQIASFVDEVIWMRVGQLGKLCKSFKNAGVQECAMVGAIGLKNLFDLRPDLRCIKVIASLKERNAATLFGAVAGELEKDGIHVVEATRFLDDMLPHAGHIAGPKPDKKQLADIAYGSQVAKQISAMNIGQSVVVRNGTVLAVEAYESTSDTIIRGGKAGKENAILVKVSKPGHDFRFDVPVIGIKTLEIAKEAQVKVIAVEARKTLLLEIEDLKVFADRHKITLYAFDPEQIPS; from the coding sequence GTGAATCAAGGCAGCCTGAAAACTTTTGGAATCGTCGCCGGCAGCGGGGTTTATCCCCGGTTAATGGCACGTGCGGCCCGCCATAATGGGGTCGAGAAGATAATCGTCGCAGCTTTCGAGAATGAAACCGACCCGCAAATTGCTTCGTTTGTCGATGAGGTAATCTGGATGCGTGTGGGACAGCTGGGAAAACTATGCAAATCCTTTAAGAATGCCGGAGTGCAAGAATGTGCCATGGTCGGGGCTATCGGGCTCAAAAACCTCTTTGACCTCAGGCCGGATTTACGCTGCATCAAAGTCATAGCGAGCCTGAAGGAAAGGAATGCCGCGACACTTTTCGGGGCGGTCGCGGGTGAACTCGAAAAAGACGGCATCCATGTCGTCGAAGCGACACGTTTCCTCGATGACATGCTCCCGCACGCCGGACATATTGCCGGGCCCAAGCCCGATAAAAAGCAATTAGCGGATATCGCTTACGGTTCACAAGTCGCCAAACAAATCAGCGCGATGAATATTGGCCAATCGGTGGTTGTCCGCAACGGGACAGTGCTTGCAGTCGAAGCCTATGAAAGCACCAGCGACACAATCATCCGGGGGGGTAAAGCAGGCAAAGAAAATGCCATTCTCGTGAAAGTCAGTAAACCCGGCCATGATTTCCGTTTTGATGTCCCTGTCATCGGGATTAAAACCCTGGAGATCGCCAAAGAGGCCCAAGTCAAAGTCATCGCCGTAGAGGCGAGAAAAACACTCCTGCTTGAGATCGAAGACCTGAAAGTTTTTGCTGACCGCCACAAAATCACCCTCTACGCTTTTGATCCGGAGCAGATTCCATCATGA
- a CDS encoding 2-oxoacid:acceptor oxidoreductase subunit alpha, whose product MSSEPNQNINSTIAPSNNTNGVPPKIHDAVIRLAGNSQDGIQAVGAILARLAGRSDQDVMTYMTIPSTISGGPSIFQVRIGSGEVMSSGDEADFLVAFYQHSYEEHISSLKKGGILLYDSDHVTPNLDDRNYKYVGIPISGLTVEAIGGTARDKGKNMFLLGSLTKIFNLDLVKVERLLNEKFKSKDESIINTVMSAFHAGHGYDTGNIIGLYQFESVKRADGRAQVTMTGNEALSLGAIAGGIRFGSAYPITPWSDIMEYLRRELPKYGGLFIQAEDELGAISMAIGGSYAGKLALTGSSGPGISLKCEAISYAVMAEIPLIIVDVQRGGPSTGLPTNAEQSDLYIACFGGHGDAPRVVLAPNSVEDCFYLTIEAINIAREYSTPVIILSDQAIATRIEAFAEPDLQKYVQDITPDFKPKPVGWKPYTLDGLTHHAPPGTFMSDGRYPLVTGLEHDEYGHPTGKPVLHKLMTEKRREKIKKIAEKLPPSTLYGPNEGNVLLVSWGSSWGPVCEAVDKGRASGKSVSALNIRYVNPLPNGLDNIFAGFNAVCVVELNDQGLYGYGQLASLLRMKYCDPKIKSITKADGLTFKVSEILDAIKEYTGTETLDPVKA is encoded by the coding sequence ATGTCTTCTGAACCTAATCAAAATATCAATTCCACTATTGCTCCCTCTAATAATACTAACGGTGTACCACCAAAAATTCATGATGCAGTTATTCGTCTTGCTGGGAATTCACAAGATGGGATTCAAGCTGTAGGAGCAATTCTTGCAAGATTGGCTGGGCGCAGTGACCAAGATGTCATGACCTATATGACAATTCCTTCCACCATTTCAGGGGGGCCTTCGATTTTCCAGGTGAGAATCGGTTCCGGTGAGGTCATGTCCAGTGGGGACGAGGCGGATTTTCTCGTCGCATTTTATCAACATTCTTATGAAGAGCACATTAGCAGCCTTAAGAAAGGCGGAATTCTGCTATACGACTCCGATCACGTAACACCGAATCTTGATGACCGTAACTATAAATATGTGGGTATTCCCATCTCTGGTTTAACTGTCGAGGCGATTGGGGGAACAGCCCGTGATAAGGGGAAGAATATGTTCCTTTTAGGATCACTCACTAAAATTTTTAATTTGGATCTGGTAAAGGTGGAACGCCTTTTAAACGAAAAATTTAAAAGCAAAGACGAAAGTATTATCAATACAGTCATGTCAGCATTCCATGCAGGTCACGGATACGATACAGGAAATATTATCGGTCTTTATCAATTTGAATCTGTTAAAAGGGCTGATGGACGAGCCCAAGTCACCATGACCGGCAATGAGGCACTTTCACTGGGAGCGATTGCAGGCGGTATCCGTTTTGGGTCCGCTTATCCGATTACCCCATGGTCGGATATTATGGAGTATTTGCGCCGTGAACTTCCAAAATATGGTGGGCTCTTTATACAGGCGGAAGATGAATTAGGGGCCATTTCCATGGCTATCGGCGGATCTTATGCGGGTAAACTCGCCCTGACGGGTAGCTCGGGACCCGGGATATCACTAAAATGTGAGGCCATTAGTTATGCCGTTATGGCTGAGATTCCTTTAATTATCGTGGACGTTCAACGTGGAGGTCCCTCTACCGGATTACCGACCAATGCAGAACAAAGTGACCTCTACATTGCCTGTTTTGGTGGACACGGTGATGCCCCCCGCGTAGTGCTTGCCCCTAATAGTGTCGAGGATTGTTTTTACCTGACCATCGAGGCGATTAATATTGCCCGAGAATACAGCACCCCGGTCATCATCCTCTCGGACCAGGCTATCGCCACACGTATTGAAGCATTTGCCGAACCTGATCTGCAAAAATACGTGCAAGATATCACTCCTGATTTCAAACCAAAACCGGTAGGATGGAAACCTTATACACTCGATGGACTCACTCATCATGCGCCTCCCGGTACTTTTATGAGTGATGGGAGGTATCCTCTCGTGACAGGTTTAGAGCATGATGAATACGGCCATCCGACAGGCAAACCGGTCCTCCATAAACTCATGACTGAAAAGAGACGGGAAAAAATAAAAAAAATCGCTGAAAAACTACCACCCTCAACACTCTACGGCCCTAACGAAGGTAATGTACTCTTGGTCAGCTGGGGTTCCTCTTGGGGGCCCGTCTGTGAGGCGGTGGATAAAGGCCGTGCCAGCGGGAAAAGTGTTTCAGCATTGAATATCCGTTACGTTAACCCGCTTCCCAACGGATTAGACAATATCTTTGCCGGCTTTAATGCTGTCTGTGTCGTCGAACTTAATGACCAAGGCCTCTATGGTTATGGACAACTAGCCAGCCTATTACGGATGAAATATTGTGATCCAAAAATCAAGAGCATCACCAAAGCAGACGGATTAACCTTTAAAGTCAGCGAAATCCTGGATGCCATAAAAGAATATACCGGAACCGAAACCCTAGACCCCGTAAAAGCTTAA
- a CDS encoding biopolymer transporter ExbD — MRQSRRKRTPHHSALTELNVTPLLDLAFVLLIIFMITTPLVEKTVSIDIPTSDTASQSIDADTIKIIEVDKEGKIFLEGEKLEPSMLDQRLVSMKHAKPDSAVVVRGDQILKLQELIRVIDIIQKAGITKFGIVTTPH; from the coding sequence ATGCGACAATCACGCCGTAAAAGGACACCCCACCATTCCGCCCTGACGGAACTCAATGTCACTCCGTTACTGGATTTGGCCTTTGTTCTTTTGATCATTTTTATGATTACGACTCCATTGGTCGAAAAAACCGTATCCATCGATATTCCCACGTCGGATACCGCCAGCCAATCAATTGATGCTGATACGATTAAGATTATAGAAGTGGATAAGGAAGGGAAAATATTTCTGGAAGGTGAAAAGCTTGAACCTTCCATGCTCGATCAACGCTTGGTTTCCATGAAACATGCAAAGCCTGACTCGGCGGTGGTCGTCAGGGGGGATCAAATTTTGAAACTTCAAGAGTTGATCAGGGTTATTGATATTATTCAGAAAGCCGGAATTACAAAATTTGGCATTGTCACAACACCCCACTAA
- a CDS encoding redoxin domain-containing protein: MPLSVGTKAPDFSLKRKTAEGLSDVKLSDNFGKMNTIVLFFPLAFTSVCTEEMCDITSGISVYEALNTSVYAISVDSPFAQEAWAEKNAIKIPVLSDLNKKTAADYGVLLDDLIGLGSVSARAAFVIDKNGVIQYSEQTPTPKELPDFNKIKEVLANLS; encoded by the coding sequence ATGCCACTCTCAGTAGGAACAAAAGCCCCAGATTTCAGCCTTAAAAGAAAGACCGCAGAAGGACTTTCTGATGTTAAACTGAGTGATAACTTTGGGAAAATGAATACAATCGTCCTCTTTTTTCCTTTAGCATTTACGAGTGTTTGTACGGAAGAGATGTGTGATATCACTTCAGGAATCAGTGTTTATGAAGCCTTAAATACTAGCGTTTATGCGATCAGCGTTGATAGTCCATTCGCTCAAGAAGCGTGGGCAGAAAAAAATGCGATCAAAATCCCGGTACTAAGTGATTTGAATAAGAAAACAGCCGCTGATTATGGAGTTTTACTCGACGATTTGATTGGTTTGGGTTCTGTCAGTGCTCGTGCAGCGTTTGTAATCGATAAAAATGGAGTTATCCAGTACAGCGAACAAACACCTACACCTAAAGAATTACCTGATTTTAATAAAATTAAAGAAGTATTGGCGAATCTTTCTTAG
- a CDS encoding response regulator, producing MIDGGELRVLCVDDDVVMLELVVSFINSLGYTAIEAVTFDDALSKVQSYSPHIIICDWKLEDKDGLDLCRRIRTLDQVGYIYFILLTAYGGERNAATAMDAGIDDFLTKPVQRNELISRMKVGKRIVNAINSKQRPIHDEEGLPVCVYCKSVEDKARVWGPVEAYLAKLTSEPILPDICPTCYDRIMRFNSPRSSHPQSHPTA from the coding sequence ATGATTGACGGTGGTGAACTAAGGGTCCTCTGCGTTGATGATGATGTCGTTATGTTAGAATTAGTGGTATCATTCATCAATTCTCTCGGATATACGGCGATTGAAGCCGTTACCTTTGATGATGCCTTGAGCAAGGTACAATCTTACTCACCGCACATTATCATCTGTGACTGGAAACTTGAGGATAAAGATGGGTTGGATCTTTGTCGCCGCATACGCACCCTCGATCAGGTTGGATACATTTATTTTATTCTCCTTACCGCTTACGGCGGTGAACGGAACGCGGCCACAGCTATGGATGCGGGAATTGATGACTTCTTAACCAAACCAGTTCAAAGAAATGAATTAATTTCTCGTATGAAGGTTGGCAAACGGATTGTTAACGCCATCAACTCAAAACAGCGGCCTATCCATGATGAAGAAGGGCTACCTGTATGTGTTTATTGTAAATCTGTGGAAGACAAGGCTCGGGTTTGGGGGCCGGTAGAAGCTTATCTGGCTAAACTCACATCGGAGCCCATTCTTCCGGATATTTGTCCTACATGTTATGACCGTATCATGAGATTTAATTCTCCAAGATCATCACATCCTCAATCTCATCCGACTGCCTGA
- a CDS encoding thiamine pyrophosphate-dependent enzyme, translating into MNATLPTPNSTQIKSEPVDLTERPSLENRSKYTKKDLTADHPTWCPGCGDFGVLALYYKLLEKKQYPVENITTIAGIGCSSRFPYFVNGHGAHFIHGRAVAFATGVSLSRPDLHVFTFGGDGDAFSIGGNHLEHAARRNVNMTYVIMDNNVYGLTKKQTSPTSPIGFKSKTDPWGAFDYPINPMKKLISSGATFIARGTTTNAAHLAKLFERAADHNGFSVIHVLSECVEFFAGAFDSANPRKGGIFREIEEKKNDGTPEDNKRHDVSNELAAYKLAQDDFPGWFGVFHEINRPTKNQQEWKVIENARAKSNNASAIELLQQTFDRLK; encoded by the coding sequence ATGAATGCTACCCTCCCCACACCAAACTCCACACAAATCAAATCTGAGCCCGTCGATCTGACTGAGCGTCCGAGCCTAGAGAACCGTTCTAAATATACCAAAAAAGACCTCACCGCTGACCATCCCACTTGGTGTCCTGGATGCGGGGACTTTGGGGTCTTAGCCCTTTATTATAAACTCCTCGAAAAAAAGCAATACCCTGTCGAAAACATCACCACGATTGCAGGGATAGGTTGTTCAAGCCGCTTTCCTTATTTTGTCAATGGCCATGGAGCCCATTTTATCCATGGTCGCGCAGTGGCATTTGCTACGGGGGTGAGTTTGAGTCGCCCTGACCTGCACGTATTTACTTTTGGTGGTGATGGGGACGCTTTCTCTATCGGGGGGAACCATCTCGAACACGCTGCCCGACGCAATGTGAATATGACTTATGTGATCATGGACAATAATGTCTATGGACTCACTAAAAAACAGACTTCCCCCACTTCCCCCATCGGTTTTAAAAGTAAAACTGATCCTTGGGGTGCTTTTGATTACCCGATTAACCCCATGAAAAAGCTCATTTCATCGGGAGCGACATTTATCGCCCGTGGCACTACCACAAACGCCGCTCATCTGGCAAAACTCTTTGAACGCGCCGCTGATCATAATGGATTTTCTGTTATCCACGTTTTATCGGAATGTGTGGAATTTTTCGCAGGTGCCTTTGACTCCGCAAATCCCCGCAAAGGCGGTATTTTCAGGGAAATTGAAGAAAAGAAAAATGACGGTACGCCCGAAGACAATAAACGCCATGATGTCTCCAACGAATTGGCCGCTTATAAGCTTGCTCAAGACGACTTCCCGGGTTGGTTCGGTGTGTTTCATGAAATAAACCGTCCGACAAAAAATCAGCAAGAATGGAAAGTTATCGAAAATGCTCGTGCAAAATCAAATAATGCCTCAGCTATCGAGCTACTCCAACAAACCTTTGACCGCTTAAAATAA
- the lpxB gene encoding lipid-A-disaccharide synthase: MKEIQDHSKIFVMAGEASGDAIAATVIECLKTQHPGIEIYGAGGQKLKAAGQKQCLDLTPDAVMGAAEVILKLPKFFSYFKQIVKEIENTHPDILLLVDYPGFNLRLAKAIRKKSPQIRIIYLISPKAWAWKSGRAKILERNVDLLISIFSFEMDWYRWKCPSLKVEYVGHPMVDELEKIQVPANRDRHILGIFPGSRRREIQHILPPLLDAARRIKERSIINKIFIAAPNELAAEQVRAVIHSQSAKYPTATYDIVTGMSREVAAQSFVGIVKSGTITAECAYLGLPMVVVYKAGLLEAFLMWIFVRVKYFSLVNLIAGREVVRELAQFYVTGPKVAQETLKLINNLKANQECARGLSEVRQKLGTAGAAGRAATLINEVLKKDELALL, from the coding sequence ATGAAAGAAATCCAAGATCATTCAAAAATTTTTGTCATGGCCGGCGAGGCCAGCGGGGACGCAATCGCTGCCACAGTCATTGAGTGCCTTAAAACCCAACACCCCGGGATTGAAATATATGGGGCTGGCGGACAAAAATTAAAAGCTGCCGGACAAAAACAATGCCTCGACCTGACTCCCGATGCCGTGATGGGCGCCGCCGAGGTGATCCTGAAGCTCCCGAAATTTTTTAGTTACTTCAAACAAATCGTGAAGGAAATTGAAAACACCCATCCCGATATCCTTTTACTGGTTGACTACCCGGGATTCAATCTCCGCCTGGCAAAAGCGATAAGGAAAAAATCTCCTCAAATCAGGATTATCTACCTGATCTCGCCCAAAGCTTGGGCTTGGAAATCAGGACGTGCAAAAATACTCGAGAGAAATGTCGATCTCCTGATTTCAATATTCTCATTTGAAATGGATTGGTATCGCTGGAAATGCCCGAGCCTCAAAGTCGAATATGTCGGTCATCCTATGGTTGATGAACTCGAAAAGATCCAGGTTCCTGCCAACCGCGACCGGCATATCCTCGGGATTTTCCCCGGCAGCCGCCGTCGTGAAATCCAGCATATTCTGCCTCCCCTCTTGGATGCCGCCCGCAGGATCAAAGAAAGAAGTATCATTAATAAAATATTTATCGCCGCGCCAAATGAATTGGCCGCTGAACAAGTCCGAGCAGTCATTCACTCACAGAGTGCCAAATATCCCACGGCGACCTATGATATTGTCACAGGGATGTCCCGTGAGGTGGCGGCCCAATCATTCGTCGGCATAGTCAAGTCGGGTACGATCACCGCCGAATGTGCTTATCTGGGACTGCCCATGGTGGTGGTTTATAAGGCCGGATTACTGGAGGCTTTCCTGATGTGGATTTTTGTCAGGGTCAAATATTTCTCATTGGTGAACCTCATTGCTGGGCGCGAGGTCGTCCGGGAACTGGCCCAATTTTATGTCACTGGCCCGAAAGTCGCCCAAGAAACCCTGAAGCTGATCAATAACCTAAAAGCCAACCAAGAATGTGCCCGAGGACTCAGTGAAGTCCGTCAAAAGCTGGGTACTGCCGGTGCGGCTGGCCGGGCAGCAACATTAATTAATGAAGTTTTGAAAAAAGACGAACTTGCGTTATTGTGA
- a CDS encoding ketose-bisphosphate aldolase: protein MIVTTKQLFDVAYGKFAVGAYNINNIEQTMGLFRGCMDSKAPFIIQLSKGARNYSNKLMLEAIIRTADQIFPEAIFAVHLDHGDEQTCYDCIDSGFYSSVMIDASHETFEKNMEITKRVVDKAHAKGISVEAELGQLGGVEEDIVVEDGHACLTNPDEAKEFFDKTGCDSLAAAIGTSHGAYKFKGHQSLHFDIIEKIQKICPGKPIVMHGSSSVPKEEVARINKAGGTLDPSACGVDENEYLPAAKLGVTKVNIDTDGRLVWTRVHREFFHEKPSEFDFRPPGKIFMDEYAKFIAAKNVKLGSAGTLDAIRASVTKK, encoded by the coding sequence ATGATCGTAACCACAAAACAACTCTTCGACGTTGCATACGGTAAATTTGCCGTAGGCGCTTACAATATTAATAACATTGAACAAACCATGGGTCTTTTCCGTGGATGTATGGACTCAAAGGCCCCATTCATTATTCAGCTTTCGAAAGGTGCCCGTAATTATTCGAATAAACTCATGCTCGAAGCAATTATCCGTACTGCCGACCAGATTTTTCCCGAGGCGATATTTGCGGTACATCTCGATCATGGTGATGAGCAAACTTGTTATGACTGTATCGACTCCGGTTTTTACAGTTCCGTCATGATTGACGCCTCCCACGAGACATTTGAGAAAAATATGGAAATTACCAAACGTGTCGTCGATAAGGCCCATGCTAAGGGAATCAGCGTCGAAGCTGAGCTCGGTCAGCTCGGGGGTGTGGAAGAAGACATCGTTGTCGAGGATGGGCATGCCTGCTTGACTAACCCTGATGAAGCTAAAGAATTTTTCGATAAGACGGGTTGTGACTCTCTTGCCGCTGCAATAGGAACCAGTCACGGTGCCTATAAATTCAAAGGTCACCAGAGTTTGCATTTCGACATCATTGAGAAAATTCAGAAAATCTGCCCAGGTAAACCCATTGTCATGCATGGCTCCAGCAGTGTTCCTAAAGAAGAAGTCGCCCGGATCAATAAGGCCGGTGGTACCCTTGACCCGAGTGCTTGTGGCGTGGATGAAAATGAATACTTGCCCGCAGCAAAGCTGGGTGTGACAAAAGTCAATATTGATACTGATGGCCGTTTGGTTTGGACCCGTGTCCACCGTGAATTCTTCCATGAAAAACCCAGTGAATTTGATTTCCGTCCTCCGGGTAAAATCTTTATGGATGAATATGCGAAATTTATCGCTGCCAAAAATGTGAAGCTCGGTTCCGCTGGAACTTTGGATGCCATCCGTGCGTCGGTAACTAAAAAGTAG
- a CDS encoding YqgE/AlgH family protein, whose protein sequence is MDQKNKSLKGAFLLDNGSLAGTFFARSVILICEHNEKGAYGLIVNKSVSTTIGSALAADLPQKTKNSPLFIGGPVQTKSLSFLYTSSEDSFHSVIKGVDLGHDLDDLQEISRQDDPLFKVKIFAGYSGWTSGQLENEIERDSWLILPSDSNQIYEEPHDTLWQGMLQALGWKYKLIADFPEDTSLN, encoded by the coding sequence ATGGATCAAAAAAATAAATCCCTCAAAGGGGCATTCCTCTTGGACAACGGGTCTTTAGCAGGGACTTTTTTTGCCCGCTCGGTTATTTTAATTTGTGAACACAATGAAAAAGGGGCTTACGGATTGATCGTGAATAAATCGGTATCCACCACCATCGGCTCAGCCCTCGCCGCCGACCTTCCTCAAAAAACAAAAAACTCACCCCTTTTTATCGGCGGCCCGGTTCAGACAAAATCCCTGAGCTTTCTCTATACCTCCTCGGAAGACTCTTTCCACTCTGTCATCAAGGGAGTGGACCTCGGGCATGATCTGGACGATTTGCAGGAGATATCTAGACAAGATGATCCTTTGTTCAAGGTGAAGATTTTTGCCGGTTATTCAGGATGGACTTCCGGGCAGCTGGAAAATGAAATCGAGAGGGACTCTTGGTTAATCCTCCCATCAGATTCCAACCAGATTTATGAAGAGCCTCATGATACCTTATGGCAAGGTATGCTCCAAGCACTCGGATGGAAATACAAACTCATCGCTGACTTTCCCGAGGATACTTCCTTAAATTAA
- a CDS encoding TatD family hydrolase produces the protein MELIETHAHLDYATFDDDREILLSQANERGISKIISIGTKATSSQGAVALAARYESVYAAVGWHPTDCLEAPDNVIATLLEIARAPKVVAIGETGLDYYHLPSESLGPDASESEKKKRDDPYKVKQELIFRQQLDLAVELGLNVVVHQRSAFDDCLRIMTEYKEKVRGVWHCFVNNAAEAAQILEIGSLVSFTGIVTFKNAKEIQDTVKALPLEAMMVETDCPYLAPVPFRGKRCEPAHTRLVAEKIAEIKGINLEEVAKVTTQNAYDFFRF, from the coding sequence ATGGAACTCATTGAGACACATGCCCATTTGGATTACGCTACCTTTGATGATGACCGCGAAATCCTTTTGTCACAAGCGAATGAAAGAGGAATATCCAAAATCATTTCGATTGGGACAAAGGCTACTTCCAGCCAAGGGGCGGTCGCCCTCGCAGCGCGTTATGAAAGCGTCTACGCAGCCGTTGGTTGGCACCCGACCGATTGTTTGGAGGCCCCTGATAATGTGATCGCAACGCTGCTTGAAATAGCCCGTGCACCCAAAGTAGTCGCTATCGGTGAAACCGGCCTGGATTATTACCATTTACCGAGTGAATCCCTTGGTCCAGACGCCAGCGAATCTGAAAAGAAAAAACGGGATGATCCTTATAAGGTCAAACAAGAACTGATATTTCGCCAGCAACTCGATCTCGCTGTGGAGCTGGGATTAAATGTCGTCGTTCATCAACGGAGTGCTTTTGACGATTGCCTGAGGATTATGACTGAATATAAGGAGAAGGTCCGCGGGGTATGGCACTGTTTTGTCAATAATGCCGCAGAGGCCGCGCAGATTCTTGAAATTGGTTCCTTAGTATCATTTACTGGAATTGTAACCTTTAAAAATGCCAAAGAAATCCAGGACACCGTCAAGGCCCTTCCCCTAGAGGCGATGATGGTGGAGACAGATTGTCCGTACCTGGCTCCTGTTCCTTTCCGCGGGAAAAGGTGTGAACCGGCCCATACCCGTCTTGTTGCAGAGAAGATTGCTGAAATCAAAGGGATAAACCTTGAGGAAGTCGCTAAGGTGACCACCCAAAATGCTTATGATTTTTTCCGTTTCTAG